In Zea mays cultivar B73 chromosome 7, Zm-B73-REFERENCE-NAM-5.0, whole genome shotgun sequence, the following proteins share a genomic window:
- the LOC103632191 gene encoding uncharacterized protein isoform X1, with product MDATASDPSSGRRRQLQGPRPPRLAVNVESLKIKKPAVTRRLKTTEVIEVQLADFKAAVQRLTGLGAAVAATDYMDMKYTGPGPSMVSSPRVEFSDGSTAGCSSPPPSEKTVEEEGKKRGRRGEGRKRKEEEEEGRGRKRKKEEEERKKESPRPRLWLLSPTTTAVSASARARLAATERAIWPLSLPRPPTDYGEDADSLAAVLSLPGRPGILSPAALPPAAFSGQFSALPFDPSCLSWLKELTPFLPSASRCVEELECLFTLKRSTLLLPGMPCPATVSTFELFRDVLEIKSGNGEGAPAGHVGDAEQSLKAEPVGDPQVGVYSPSISRLFQQLVHVRTIISSFNGKLPSDAWFNHVKNLTSDAEESLEYLHYKMMLAKLGVGIEFKKVMPNVSGTCSKTTALSFMHLLASQELVFLPVTDKLEGLRPGSPGLTGVVLGNYSEILSLSSSVMRCILLCRGILGIINIVNMRLKKDSLELPAFAFDDLTYAGQNKGTGMNAHRVPAHMTDPIYLLPMFIRSLLCLDLSNCSGLTQLPASIGNLSNLVALNLSHCYSLHTLPASVGRLKNLQILVLSCCHELRILPVSLCELSKLRLLDLAGCSGLQNLPASLVNLCNLEILNLSYCKELKELPQPFGNLQELKYLNLSGSHRVDLDVECLYTLANLKSLTLSPLTNIQGFPGSFKDLANRLDSLRLWKNQIHPQCGPKAVSLHSYRCYEQSIIDMLLSDEADNSSNQIVTSACIVGESGMGKTELVHRIYNNRMILDTFDLRIWLHMCDKKRLLGKIVELTTFASCGDASISVLEEIVIEELASKRLLLVLDDSEIKDQYFWGYLWKLLNVCAKGSAVIVTTKSMVDANQTGAMQTFYLSPLSKEECFMIFKEHVLEDLVVNNYCQLESIGWKFAEKCGGNPMCIKALSGLLCHSEVGLSEIDMIVDGILPALRLCYDLLPAHLQQCFKFCSLFPKDYIFVKHHIIRLWIAEGLVFCEEGTKPEDTALHYFDQLFCRSFFQRSPFHSDHKDSFVMHELFHDLAHSVSKNECFRCEEPFCSLAENVSHLSLVLSDFKTTALSNEVRNLQSFLVVRRCFPVVRIFTLDDIFVKHRFLRALNLSYTDILELPISIGNMKHLRLLALNNTKIKSLPIEIGQVNSLQTLELKDCCHLIDLPGSISNLAKLRHLDVQKESGNIIVGMPHGIGYLTDLQTLTMFNIGNDMLHCSISELNNLNGLRGHVHVTRLENIMTANDAREANMMGKHLLEALTLEWSYQDEGMDDDMGKEIASEILQNLQPNSNIMELIIRNYAGDLFPVWMQDNYLCKLTSVTLDNCHGCSELPYLGDLPSLKSLFIQRINVVERFGIETSSLATEVKYPTRFPSLEVLNICEMYDLQFWVSTREEDFPRLFRLSISRCPKLTKLPRLISLVHVSFHYGVELPTFSELPSLESLKIEGFQKIRSISFPHQLTTLNKLEIIDCKELLSINAYSLSVSNFKVVRCLKLDLVGSSMEDHISHKVVNGRNILTRKHMVLKTLTHTNLLDDGSKWEKFGEKNIFGYIFPRSYCTCIWRKSTGCSATKILQPNSNDPNTLFVMYISKHNHGFSNEPHLESSSPPGTGRKRKEYDVSSVENTSKKQLHDSLE from the exons ATGGACGCGACGGCGTCGGACCCCTCGTCGGGGCGCAGACGGCAGCTGCAGGGCCCCCGCCCGCCGCGGCTTGCCGTCAACGTGGAGTCCCTCAAGATCAAGAAGCCGGCCGTCACGCGACGACTGAAGACCACCGAGGTCATCGAAGTCCAGCTTGCCGACTTCAAGGCCGCCGTTCAGCGCCTGACAGGTCTTGGCGCCGCTGTCGCCGCAACCGACTACATGGACATGAAATACACAGGACCAGGACCGTCTATGGTGTCGTCACCACGGGTGGAGTTCAGTGACGGATCTACGGCGGGGTGCTCCAGCCCCCCTCCGTCTGAGAAGACAGTGGAGGAGGAAGGAAAAAAAAGAGGAAGGAGAGGAGAAGGAAGGAAGAggaaggaagaagaggaggaaggaAGAGGAAGGAAGAGAAAAAAAGAGGAAGAAGAGAGAAAAAAGGAGTCCCCGCGGCCACGACTGTGGTTACTCTCGCCCACCACCACCGCTGTCTCAGCCTCCGCGAGGGCGAGGCTAGCGGCCACCGAGAGGGCGATCTGGCCGCTGTCTCTGCCCCGCCCTCCTACGGACTACGGAGAGGACGCGGACAGCTTGGCAGCCGTTCTTAGCCTGCCGGGACGGCCGGGGATCCTGTCGCCTGCGGCTCTGCCGCCGGCTGCGTTCTCTGGGCAGTTCTCGGCGCTGCCGTTTGACCCAAGCTGCCTCTCATGGCTCAAGGAGCTGACCCCCTTCCTGCCCTCTGCAAGCAGATGCGTAGAGGAGCTGGAATGCCTGTTCACGCTGAAACGAAGCACCCTGCTGCTTCCCGGAATGCCATGTCCGGCCACCGTCTCGACGTTTGAGTTGTTCAGAGATGTCCTAGAAAT TAAATCAGGCAATGGAGAAGGAGCACCTGCTGGACATGTTGGTGATGCCGAGCAATCTCTGAAAGCTGAACCTGTTGGTGACCCACAAGTTGGAGTATATTCGCCATCAATCAGTCGTCTCTTTCAGCAGCTTGTTCATGTTCGAACTATCATCTCATCCTTCAATGGGAAGCTGCCATCTGATGCTTGGTTCAATCATGTAAAAAATTTGACCTCAGATGCAGAAGAATCTCTCGAATATCTGCACTACAAGATGATGCTGGCCAAGCTTGGGGTTGGGATAGAGTTCAAGAAAGTAATGCCCAATGTGTCAGGGACTTGTTCCAAAACAACAGCTTTAAGCTTCATGCACTTACTAGCTTCACAGGAACTTGTTTTTTTACCAGTTACCGACAAATTGGAGGGCCTTCGACCTGGAAGCCCTGGTTTGACTGGTGTAGTTCTTGGAAACTACAGTGAGATATTGTCACTTAGTTCTTCGGTCATGcggtgcatccttttgtgtcgtGGCATTTTAGGCATTATTAACATAGTTAACATGAGGCTTAAGAAGGATAGTCTGGAACTTCCTGCATTTGCTTTTGATGATCTGACATATGCTGGTCAGAACAAGGGAACTGGAATGAATGCGCATCGTGTGCCGGCACACATGACTGACCCTATATATTTGTTGCCTATGTTTATCAGGAGTCTTTTGTGTTTGGATCTCTCAAACTGCAGTGGCCTTACACAGCTGCCTGCTTCCATTGGCAACCTTTCTAATCTGGTTGCATTGAACCTCTCTCACTGTTATTCCCTTCACACACTGCCGGCGTCAGTAGGAAGACTGAAGAACTTGCAAATTCTTGTTCTTTCCTGCTGCCATGAACTAAGGATTTTACCAGTGTCACTTTGTGAGCTTTCCAAGCTAAGGTTGCTGGATTTAGCAGGCTGTTCCGGCCTTCAAAACTTACCTGCTTCTTTAGTAAATCTTTGCAATCTAGAGATTCTGAACCTATCATATTGCAAAGAACTGAAGGAGCTTCCACAACCATTTGGTAACCTCCAGGAACTGAAGTACTTGAATTTATCAGGCAGCCATCGGGTTGACTTGGATGTTGAGTGCCTATATACACTTGCAAATTTGAAGTCCCTAACTTTGTCGCCGCTTACAAATATTCAAGGCTTTCCTGGTTCCTTCAAAGATCTTGCGAATCGCTTGGATAGTTTAAGATTGTGGAAGAACCAGATCCATCCCCAGTGTGGCCCAAAG GCTGTTTCTTTGCATTCATATAGGTGTTATGAGCAAAGTATCATTGACATGTTACTTTCTGATGAGGCTGACAATAGTAGCAACCAGATAGTCACTTCTGCTTGCATAGTTGGTGAAAGTGGCATGGGAAAGACTGAGCTAGTCCATCGAATTTACAATAACCGAATGATTTTGGATACCTTTGATTTGAGAATATGGCTGCATATGTGTGATAAAAAGAGGCTATTAGGTAAGATAGTAGAGCTCACTACTTTTGCATCCTGTGGTGATGCCTCAATCAGTGTTCTTGAAGAAATTGTAATAGAAGAACTTGCTAGCAAGAGGTTGTTACTTGTACTAGACGATTCTGAAATCAAGGACCAGTATTTCTGGGGTTATCTATGGAAGCTACTTAATGTTTGTGCAAAAGGAAGCGCTGTCATTGTAACTACCAAGAGCATGGTAGATGCTAACCAGACTGGAGCAATGCAAACCTTTTACTTGAGTCCTCTATCCAAAGAAGAATGCTTTATGATTTTCAAGGAacatgtgcttgaagatttagttGTGAATAATTACTGTCAGTTAGAAAGCATTGGCTGGAAGTTTGCGGAGAAATGTGGTGGCAATCCAATGTGCATTAAAGCCCTAAGTGGGTTGTTATGTCATTCTGAAGTTGGATTGTCTGAAATTGATATGATTGTTGATGGTATCTTACCAGCATTAAGATTATGCTACGATCTTTTGCCAGCACACCTTCAGCAGTGCTTCAAATTTTGTTCCCTATTCCCCAAAGATTATATTTTTGTCAAGCACCATATCATCCGATTATGGATAGCTGAAGGCTTAGTCTTCTGTGAAGAAGGTACTAAGCCAGAAGATACTGCTCTGCATTATTTTGACCAACTATTCTGCAGATCATTTTTCCAGCGTTCTCCATTTCATAGTGATCATAAAGATAGCTTTGTTATGCATGAGCTATTTCATGATCTGGCACACTCTGTTTCCAAGAATGAGTGCTTCAGATGTGAGGAACCATTCTGCAGCTTAGCTGAAAATGTTTCCCACCTATCCCTTGTTCTTTCAGATTTTAAGACAACTGCACTTTCTAATGAAGTAAGGAATTTGCAGTCTTTTCTGGTTGTCAGAAGATGTTTCCCAGTGGTGAGAATTTTTACTTTGGATGATATTTTCGTGAAACATAGATTCTTAAGGGCACTAAATTTGAGCTATACAGACATACTAGAGTTGCCAATTTCTATTGGAAACATGAAGCACCTGCGGCTCTTGGCTCTCAACAACACCAAGATCAAAAGCCTTCCTATTGAGATAGGACAAGTAAACAGTCTTCAGACATTGGAACTGAAGGATTGTTGCCACCTCATTGACTTACCAGGAAGCATAAGTAATTTGGCAAAGCTGCGACACCTTGATGTGCAAAAAGAATCGGGCAACATTATTGTTGGCATGCCTCATGGTATAGGATATCTGACAGATCTCCAAACTCTCACAATGTTCAACATtgggaatgatatgttgcattgtTCGATTTCAGAGTTGAACAATCTGAATGGACTAAGGGGACATGTTCATGTAACTAGGCTTGAGAATATTATGACAGCCAATGATGCCAGAGAAGCAAATATGATGGGTAAACACTTGCTAGAGGCTTTGACACTGGAGTGGTCTTACCAGGATGAAGGCATGGACGATGACATGGGCAAAGAAATTGCTAGTGAGATTCTTCAAAATCTTCAACCTAACAGCAACATTATGGAGCTTATCATTCGAAATTATGCTGGAGATCTGTTTCCTGTCTGGATGCAGGACAATTACCTTTGCAAGCTCACCTCAGTTACACTTGATAACTGCCATGGCTGTAGTGAGCTCCCTTACCTTGGTGATCTACCATCTCTTAAATCTCTCTTCATACAGAGAATAAATGTTGTTGAAAGATTTGGAATCGAGACCAGTTCTTTGGCCACTGAAGTAAAATATCCCACTAGATTTCCATCACTGGAGGTGCTGAATATATGCGAGATGTATGATTTGCAGTTCTGGGTTAGCACGAGAGAGGAGGATTTTCCACGACTCTTTCGACTTTCTATCAGTAGATGCCCGAAACTAACCAAATTGCCTCGCCTTATTTCCCTAGTGCATGTGTCATTTCATTACGGTGTTGAACTGCCGACCTTCTCAGAACTTCCATCACTGGAGTCACTAAAGATCGAAGGCTTCCAGAAGATTAGATCTATTAGTTTCCCACATCAATTGACAACCTTGAATAAGTTGGAAATTATTGACTGCAAAGAGCTGTTATCAATAAATGCCTATTCCTTGTCTGTTTCAAATTTTAAAGTTGTCAGGTGCCTAAAGCTTGATTTGGTTGGAAGTTCAATGGAAGACCATATCAGCCACAAAGTGGTTAATGGAAG GAATATCCTGACAAGGAAGCATATGGTGCTAAAAACTTTGACCCATACAAATCTCTTGGATGATGGCAGCAAGTGGGAAAAGTTTGGAGAAAAGAATATATTTGGCTACATATTCCCAAG
- the LOC103632191 gene encoding uncharacterized protein isoform X2, giving the protein MDATASDPSSGRRRQLQGPRPPRLAVNVESLKIKKPAVTRRLKTTEVIEVQLADFKAAVQRLTGLGAAVAATDYMDMKYTGPGPSMVSSPRVEFSDGSTAGCSSPPPSEKTVEEEGKKRGRRGEGRKRKEEEEEGRGRKRKKEEEERKKESPRPRLWLLSPTTTAVSASARARLAATERAIWPLSLPRPPTDYGEDADSLAAVLSLPGRPGILSPAALPPAAFSGQFSALPFDPSCLSWLKELTPFLPSASRCVEELECLFTLKRSTLLLPGMPCPATVSTFELFRDVLEIKSGNGEGAPAGHVGDAEQSLKAEPVGDPQVGVYSPSISRLFQQLVHVRTIISSFNGKLPSDAWFNHVKNLTSDAEESLEYLHYKMMLAKLGVGIEFKKVMPNVSGTCSKTTALSFMHLLASQELVFLPVTDKLEGLRPGSPGLTGVVLGNYSEILSLSSSVMRCILLCRGILGIINIVNMRLKKDSLELPAFAFDDLTYAGQNKGTGMNAHRVPAHMTDPIYLLPMFIRSLLCLDLSNCSGLTQLPASIGNLSNLVALNLSHCYSLHTLPASVGRLKNLQILVLSCCHELRILPVSLCELSKLRLLDLAGCSGLQNLPASLVNLCNLEILNLSYCKELKELPQPFGNLQELKYLNLSGSHRVDLDVECLYTLANLKSLTLSPLTNIQGFPGSFKDLANRLDSLRLWKNQIHPQCGPKAVSLHSYRCYEQSIIDMLLSDEADNSSNQIVTSACIVGESGMGKTELVHRIYNNRMILDTFDLRIWLHMCDKKRLLGKIVELTTFASCGDASISVLEEIVIEELASKRLLLVLDDSEIKDQYFWGYLWKLLNVCAKGSAVIVTTKSMVDANQTGAMQTFYLSPLSKEECFMIFKEHVLEDLVVNNYCQLESIGWKFAEKCGGNPMCIKALSGLLCHSEVGLSEIDMIVDGILPALRLCYDLLPAHLQQCFKFCSLFPKDYIFVKHHIIRLWIAEGLVFCEEGTKPEDTALHYFDQLFCRSFFQRSPFHSDHKDSFVMHELFHDLAHSVSKNECFRCEEPFCSLAENVSHLSLVLSDFKTTALSNEVRNLQSFLVVRRCFPVVRIFTLDDIFVKHRFLRALNLSYTDILELPISIGNMKHLRLLALNNTKIKSLPIEIGQVNSLQTLELKDCCHLIDLPGSISNLAKLRHLDVQKESGNIIVGMPHGIGYLTDLQTLTMFNIGNDMLHCSISELNNLNGLRGHVHVTRLENIMTANDAREANMMGKHLLEALTLEWSYQDEGMDDDMGKEIASEILQNLQPNSNIMELIIRNYAGDLFPVWMQDNYLCKLTSVTLDNCHGCSELPYLGDLPSLKSLFIQRINVVERFGIETSSLATEVKYPTRFPSLEVLNICEMYDLQFWVSTREEDFPRLFRLSISRCPKLTKLPRLISLVHVSFHYGVELPTFSELPSLESLKIEGFQKIRSISFPHQLTTLNKLEIIDCKELLSINAYSLSVSNFKVVRCLKLDLVGSSMEDHISHKVVNGRNILTRKHMVLKTLTHTNLLDDGSKWEKFGEKNIFGYIFPRKRRSGKSYDCSQPCLWLLDR; this is encoded by the exons ATGGACGCGACGGCGTCGGACCCCTCGTCGGGGCGCAGACGGCAGCTGCAGGGCCCCCGCCCGCCGCGGCTTGCCGTCAACGTGGAGTCCCTCAAGATCAAGAAGCCGGCCGTCACGCGACGACTGAAGACCACCGAGGTCATCGAAGTCCAGCTTGCCGACTTCAAGGCCGCCGTTCAGCGCCTGACAGGTCTTGGCGCCGCTGTCGCCGCAACCGACTACATGGACATGAAATACACAGGACCAGGACCGTCTATGGTGTCGTCACCACGGGTGGAGTTCAGTGACGGATCTACGGCGGGGTGCTCCAGCCCCCCTCCGTCTGAGAAGACAGTGGAGGAGGAAGGAAAAAAAAGAGGAAGGAGAGGAGAAGGAAGGAAGAggaaggaagaagaggaggaaggaAGAGGAAGGAAGAGAAAAAAAGAGGAAGAAGAGAGAAAAAAGGAGTCCCCGCGGCCACGACTGTGGTTACTCTCGCCCACCACCACCGCTGTCTCAGCCTCCGCGAGGGCGAGGCTAGCGGCCACCGAGAGGGCGATCTGGCCGCTGTCTCTGCCCCGCCCTCCTACGGACTACGGAGAGGACGCGGACAGCTTGGCAGCCGTTCTTAGCCTGCCGGGACGGCCGGGGATCCTGTCGCCTGCGGCTCTGCCGCCGGCTGCGTTCTCTGGGCAGTTCTCGGCGCTGCCGTTTGACCCAAGCTGCCTCTCATGGCTCAAGGAGCTGACCCCCTTCCTGCCCTCTGCAAGCAGATGCGTAGAGGAGCTGGAATGCCTGTTCACGCTGAAACGAAGCACCCTGCTGCTTCCCGGAATGCCATGTCCGGCCACCGTCTCGACGTTTGAGTTGTTCAGAGATGTCCTAGAAAT TAAATCAGGCAATGGAGAAGGAGCACCTGCTGGACATGTTGGTGATGCCGAGCAATCTCTGAAAGCTGAACCTGTTGGTGACCCACAAGTTGGAGTATATTCGCCATCAATCAGTCGTCTCTTTCAGCAGCTTGTTCATGTTCGAACTATCATCTCATCCTTCAATGGGAAGCTGCCATCTGATGCTTGGTTCAATCATGTAAAAAATTTGACCTCAGATGCAGAAGAATCTCTCGAATATCTGCACTACAAGATGATGCTGGCCAAGCTTGGGGTTGGGATAGAGTTCAAGAAAGTAATGCCCAATGTGTCAGGGACTTGTTCCAAAACAACAGCTTTAAGCTTCATGCACTTACTAGCTTCACAGGAACTTGTTTTTTTACCAGTTACCGACAAATTGGAGGGCCTTCGACCTGGAAGCCCTGGTTTGACTGGTGTAGTTCTTGGAAACTACAGTGAGATATTGTCACTTAGTTCTTCGGTCATGcggtgcatccttttgtgtcgtGGCATTTTAGGCATTATTAACATAGTTAACATGAGGCTTAAGAAGGATAGTCTGGAACTTCCTGCATTTGCTTTTGATGATCTGACATATGCTGGTCAGAACAAGGGAACTGGAATGAATGCGCATCGTGTGCCGGCACACATGACTGACCCTATATATTTGTTGCCTATGTTTATCAGGAGTCTTTTGTGTTTGGATCTCTCAAACTGCAGTGGCCTTACACAGCTGCCTGCTTCCATTGGCAACCTTTCTAATCTGGTTGCATTGAACCTCTCTCACTGTTATTCCCTTCACACACTGCCGGCGTCAGTAGGAAGACTGAAGAACTTGCAAATTCTTGTTCTTTCCTGCTGCCATGAACTAAGGATTTTACCAGTGTCACTTTGTGAGCTTTCCAAGCTAAGGTTGCTGGATTTAGCAGGCTGTTCCGGCCTTCAAAACTTACCTGCTTCTTTAGTAAATCTTTGCAATCTAGAGATTCTGAACCTATCATATTGCAAAGAACTGAAGGAGCTTCCACAACCATTTGGTAACCTCCAGGAACTGAAGTACTTGAATTTATCAGGCAGCCATCGGGTTGACTTGGATGTTGAGTGCCTATATACACTTGCAAATTTGAAGTCCCTAACTTTGTCGCCGCTTACAAATATTCAAGGCTTTCCTGGTTCCTTCAAAGATCTTGCGAATCGCTTGGATAGTTTAAGATTGTGGAAGAACCAGATCCATCCCCAGTGTGGCCCAAAG GCTGTTTCTTTGCATTCATATAGGTGTTATGAGCAAAGTATCATTGACATGTTACTTTCTGATGAGGCTGACAATAGTAGCAACCAGATAGTCACTTCTGCTTGCATAGTTGGTGAAAGTGGCATGGGAAAGACTGAGCTAGTCCATCGAATTTACAATAACCGAATGATTTTGGATACCTTTGATTTGAGAATATGGCTGCATATGTGTGATAAAAAGAGGCTATTAGGTAAGATAGTAGAGCTCACTACTTTTGCATCCTGTGGTGATGCCTCAATCAGTGTTCTTGAAGAAATTGTAATAGAAGAACTTGCTAGCAAGAGGTTGTTACTTGTACTAGACGATTCTGAAATCAAGGACCAGTATTTCTGGGGTTATCTATGGAAGCTACTTAATGTTTGTGCAAAAGGAAGCGCTGTCATTGTAACTACCAAGAGCATGGTAGATGCTAACCAGACTGGAGCAATGCAAACCTTTTACTTGAGTCCTCTATCCAAAGAAGAATGCTTTATGATTTTCAAGGAacatgtgcttgaagatttagttGTGAATAATTACTGTCAGTTAGAAAGCATTGGCTGGAAGTTTGCGGAGAAATGTGGTGGCAATCCAATGTGCATTAAAGCCCTAAGTGGGTTGTTATGTCATTCTGAAGTTGGATTGTCTGAAATTGATATGATTGTTGATGGTATCTTACCAGCATTAAGATTATGCTACGATCTTTTGCCAGCACACCTTCAGCAGTGCTTCAAATTTTGTTCCCTATTCCCCAAAGATTATATTTTTGTCAAGCACCATATCATCCGATTATGGATAGCTGAAGGCTTAGTCTTCTGTGAAGAAGGTACTAAGCCAGAAGATACTGCTCTGCATTATTTTGACCAACTATTCTGCAGATCATTTTTCCAGCGTTCTCCATTTCATAGTGATCATAAAGATAGCTTTGTTATGCATGAGCTATTTCATGATCTGGCACACTCTGTTTCCAAGAATGAGTGCTTCAGATGTGAGGAACCATTCTGCAGCTTAGCTGAAAATGTTTCCCACCTATCCCTTGTTCTTTCAGATTTTAAGACAACTGCACTTTCTAATGAAGTAAGGAATTTGCAGTCTTTTCTGGTTGTCAGAAGATGTTTCCCAGTGGTGAGAATTTTTACTTTGGATGATATTTTCGTGAAACATAGATTCTTAAGGGCACTAAATTTGAGCTATACAGACATACTAGAGTTGCCAATTTCTATTGGAAACATGAAGCACCTGCGGCTCTTGGCTCTCAACAACACCAAGATCAAAAGCCTTCCTATTGAGATAGGACAAGTAAACAGTCTTCAGACATTGGAACTGAAGGATTGTTGCCACCTCATTGACTTACCAGGAAGCATAAGTAATTTGGCAAAGCTGCGACACCTTGATGTGCAAAAAGAATCGGGCAACATTATTGTTGGCATGCCTCATGGTATAGGATATCTGACAGATCTCCAAACTCTCACAATGTTCAACATtgggaatgatatgttgcattgtTCGATTTCAGAGTTGAACAATCTGAATGGACTAAGGGGACATGTTCATGTAACTAGGCTTGAGAATATTATGACAGCCAATGATGCCAGAGAAGCAAATATGATGGGTAAACACTTGCTAGAGGCTTTGACACTGGAGTGGTCTTACCAGGATGAAGGCATGGACGATGACATGGGCAAAGAAATTGCTAGTGAGATTCTTCAAAATCTTCAACCTAACAGCAACATTATGGAGCTTATCATTCGAAATTATGCTGGAGATCTGTTTCCTGTCTGGATGCAGGACAATTACCTTTGCAAGCTCACCTCAGTTACACTTGATAACTGCCATGGCTGTAGTGAGCTCCCTTACCTTGGTGATCTACCATCTCTTAAATCTCTCTTCATACAGAGAATAAATGTTGTTGAAAGATTTGGAATCGAGACCAGTTCTTTGGCCACTGAAGTAAAATATCCCACTAGATTTCCATCACTGGAGGTGCTGAATATATGCGAGATGTATGATTTGCAGTTCTGGGTTAGCACGAGAGAGGAGGATTTTCCACGACTCTTTCGACTTTCTATCAGTAGATGCCCGAAACTAACCAAATTGCCTCGCCTTATTTCCCTAGTGCATGTGTCATTTCATTACGGTGTTGAACTGCCGACCTTCTCAGAACTTCCATCACTGGAGTCACTAAAGATCGAAGGCTTCCAGAAGATTAGATCTATTAGTTTCCCACATCAATTGACAACCTTGAATAAGTTGGAAATTATTGACTGCAAAGAGCTGTTATCAATAAATGCCTATTCCTTGTCTGTTTCAAATTTTAAAGTTGTCAGGTGCCTAAAGCTTGATTTGGTTGGAAGTTCAATGGAAGACCATATCAGCCACAAAGTGGTTAATGGAAG GAATATCCTGACAAGGAAGCATATGGTGCTAAAAACTTTGACCCATACAAATCTCTTGGATGATGGCAGCAAGTGGGAAAAGTTTGGAGAAAAGAATATATTTGGCTACATATTCCCAAG